One genomic region from Sciurus carolinensis chromosome 2, mSciCar1.2, whole genome shotgun sequence encodes:
- the Terb2 gene encoding telomere repeats-binding bouquet formation protein 2: protein MFQGQRGWFSGSVSRELRQFWVAEGGTVSDSQAADFLFSCDASHPDTLRIYESLDYIEDNATVFHAYYLSAVANAEIKNSVALGHFILPPACLQKEIRRKIGSFIWEQDQHFLIEKPDDIASNKIKSSELAIEHKKELSKSTEKIFIRTPVVEKQMYFPLQNYPVNNMVTGYISIDAMKKFLGELHDFIPGSSGYLAYHVQNEINMSAIKNKLKRKI from the exons ATGTTTCAAGGGCAGCGCGGTTGGTTCAGCGGTAGCGTCAGCCGAGAGCTGAGGCAGTTCTGGG TGGCCGAAGGGGGGACAGTCAGCGACTCGCAGGCCGCTGATTTCTTGTTCAGCTGTGACGCCTCGCACCCAGACACGCTGAG aATATATGAAAGTCTTGATTACATAGAAGATAATGCTACAGTTTTTCATGCCTACTATCTCTCTGCAGTAGCCAATGCTGAAATTAAAAACTCGGTGGCTTTGGgtcatttcattcttcctcctgCATGCCTGCAAAAAG aaataagaagaaaaattggtAGTTTTATTTGGGAACAAGACCAGCATTTTCTGATAGAAAAG CCTGATGATAtagcatcaaataaaataaaaagcagtgaACTAGCAATAGAGCACAAAAAAGAATTATCCAAAAG CacagaaaaaatttttataagGACTCCAGTTGTAGAAAAGCAAATGTACTTCCCTCTTCAGAATTATCCAGTGAACAACATGGTAACAG gtTATATATCAATTGATGCCATGAAGAAGTTCCTTGGGGAGTTACATGACTTCATTCCTGGAAGCTCAGGATATTTGGCATATCatgttcaaaatgaaattaacatgtctgctataaaaaacaaattgaaaaggaaaatttga